The genomic interval tgcatatatttataatattaagtatggattgaAGCACAAACAGTGCCTCACGTGTACCAGATTTGATAAgactagtattaaataaatgattgatacAATACATACAACTATACTCATTTTTCTTGCTTTGTGGATaagtttagtttattaaaatggtacctacctattatgacCATTCAGTTGTTCGTCCAACTTGAAACTAAACTAATACTTTATTTCTCTTTGTCCCCAGCTGATCGTATATCCCACGAGACGCGGCCTCCAGACCATGGGCGCTCTCATCACTATGTTCTTCATCTGGGCAACTGCTTTCACCCTGGCATCTCCTCTCTACATCTTCAGAAACCTAAAAACTCACAATATCGGCCTTATAGGCATGGACTCTCTCAGTTTTTGCATCGAAGACTGGCCTATCTACAACGGACGAGCCGTCTACTCCATGTTAAGTTTAATATTCCAATACTTAGTTCCAGTTCTAGTCGTAGTTATAGCGCATATTCAAATTCATAGGAGGTTAAGAGGACGACGACGGATGACGCGTAAGACGCCAGCCATTTTAATAGCAATAGCAGTAACCTACGTTATAAGCTGGTTACCACTGAACGTATTTAATTTAGTAGCTGATTTTGCTCCTGAACCAATGCTGGAAGAAAAAAGTATGATAATAACGTACGCTATTTGTCATATGTTTGGAATGTCCAGCGCTGTCTCCAATCCTTTGTTGTATGGATGGCTGAACGATAACTTTAGAAAAGAGTTCGAGGAGATTCTCTGCTGCTGTCGAAAGAAGGGACAGTTGAAAGGTCAGAGAAACAAAGCCAGGAAGATGGATACTGAATTAACCGCGCTCGCGCAGCTCGAGCAAACTGTCACGACCAATACGAAGACGTCGCATTGCTCTCAGATTTTCTGACTAAAAAATTGCTGCAAATAGCATGAGCATAGCAGCATTGAAATGCAAAGCATTTGAGATGCCCGTGGTGTCAATTCAAAATGACTGTTCTATTATTAAGGTGTAAAAAGTTCCTTTCAATGTTCTGTTCCGTGTCTACtgttaagttt from Choristoneura fumiferana chromosome 25, NRCan_CFum_1, whole genome shotgun sequence carries:
- the NPFR gene encoding neuropeptide F receptor isoform X2, which gives rise to MNLTLNASAKWLLEASKGVQNPNTLIEKFSQNRTVDEPTRGLLLTFYGILVVIGAAGNALVVISVVRKPAMRTVRNMFIVNLAVSDALLCCVGTPLTLMELLTKHWPLPDWPSLCKACGAIQAISIFVSTISITAIALDRYQLIVYPTRRGLQTMGALITMFFIWATAFTLASPLYIFRNLKTHNIGLIGMDSLSFCIEDWPIYNGRAVYSMLSLIFQYLVPVLVVVIAHIQIHRRLRGRRRMTRKTPAILIAIAVTYVISWLPLNVFNLVADFAPEPMLEEKSMIITYAICHMFGMSSAVSNPLLYGWLNDNFRKEFEEILCCCRKKGQLKGQRNKARKMDTELTALAQLEQTVTTNTKTSHCSQIF
- the NPFR gene encoding neuropeptide F receptor isoform X1, whose product is MPFYDDIRLEASMNLTLNASAKWLLEASKGVQNPNTLIEKFSQNRTVDEPTRGLLLTFYGILVVIGAAGNALVVISVVRKPAMRTVRNMFIVNLAVSDALLCCVGTPLTLMELLTKHWPLPDWPSLCKACGAIQAISIFVSTISITAIALDRYQLIVYPTRRGLQTMGALITMFFIWATAFTLASPLYIFRNLKTHNIGLIGMDSLSFCIEDWPIYNGRAVYSMLSLIFQYLVPVLVVVIAHIQIHRRLRGRRRMTRKTPAILIAIAVTYVISWLPLNVFNLVADFAPEPMLEEKSMIITYAICHMFGMSSAVSNPLLYGWLNDNFRKEFEEILCCCRKKGQLKGQRNKARKMDTELTALAQLEQTVTTNTKTSHCSQIF